A window of Venenivibrio stagnispumantis genomic DNA:
TAGCTAAAAGTATGGATTATATTGGAATTATTTTTTATAAAATTGTGGATTTCTTTAATGGTATAGGTGGCTACTTTGTAGGATTTAATCCATCAATATTTGCAATAAGTGTTTATCTGCTTATATTAACCGGAATATTTATATTTAATATCAAAACAATTTTAAGAATTACAATTATTTTAATAACTACTGCCATATTTTTGGATATCTCAAAAGAAAAATCTGAGTATAATAAAATTTATGTATTTGAAACTAAAAAATATCCATTTTTATTTATAAAAACAAAAACCGGAAATTGTTATTATCTTGGAAGATATTTAATTTTTGATGTAAAAAATCTGATAAATAAAGAAAATTGCAAAGAAAAAATATATATTATTGATAAAAATGAGTTAAATTTTGTAGATGATAGGATTTTTAATATTTTTGAAGAAGTGATAGAATACAAAGATGGCTTAAAATTTGAAGATTTTGTTTTATCTAAGCAGGAAGATAATATACAGATAATTTATAAAGATAAACCTTATAAAATTGAAAATATTAATAATTTTTTAAAGCTGGATTAATTATTTAAAAAATATTTCCATATAAAATATGAAATAACAATAATAATGCCTATGGAGATTATTCTCATTACAAATCCAACAATTTTAAAGGCCGTATAAACGGCAATCAGGATAACAATGAAATAAAGAATATTCATAATCATATTTTTATCCATTTCCAATCTCCTTTTTTAAAGATATAGTATAATATCAGAGCTTTTATGTATGTTTCAAAAGTCATAGCTAAATAGATATATAAAATATTTCCAAAGATTTTGGATAAAATATAAGCCGGAATTATTCTAAGAACCCATAAAGAAAATCCGTTTATAAAAAGGGTTGTTTTTGTGGCTCCGGCACTTCTTAAAGCTCCACTTAAAACAAATGTAATTGCAAGGGGGATTTGGGATATTCCTACGATTTTAAGATATAAAGATGCTTCTTCTATGGTTTTTTTATCATCTGTGAATATAAGAGCAATATATTCCGGTATAAATATCATAAATAATCCCATAAAACCCATAAATATTGCTGCTATCTTTGCTGTTAAAATAGCTGATTTTTCTGCTTCTTCCGGATTTTTTGCTCCAAGATTTTGTCCTACAAGAGCCATAGCTGCTATTGTAAATCCAAAACCGGGCATAAATGCAAGCCCTTCTATCCTAAGTCCTATCTGATAACCTGCAAGGGTATAAGTTCCGTATTCTGCTATTAACTTTACAAATACCAAAAATGAGCCATAAGTAATTGCTCTTTCTATTCCGGAAGGAATTCCTATTTTTAAAGATTTTTTAATAATTTCTTTGTCTAATTTAAAATGAAGTGATAAAATTAGCTTTTTTGATAAAAACAGATAAAGATAAATTAAAAAACTGATAATATAAGCTGTTGTGGTAGCTATTGCTGCTCCTTTTACTCCAAGAGGTTCAAATCCAAATTTTCCGAAAATCAAA
This region includes:
- a CDS encoding MATE family efflux transporter, which codes for MLNPKIKQILKLSIPAAVNNFFDMFQLIIDMIMLGRVSPASIAAVGVSMQFIGLLYAIMSVFNVGVSAIVSRYIGAKDKENAEKTVFNVAFISFLFSIPITILSFLYPEIIFKFMNTSEEVKENGIIYLRILSITFPMLFIEAVLYSSLNAASDTKTPLKIGIFANIINTILDYILIFGKFGFEPLGVKGAAIATTTAYIISFLIYLYLFLSKKLILSLHFKLDKEIIKKSLKIGIPSGIERAITYGSFLVFVKLIAEYGTYTLAGYQIGLRIEGLAFMPGFGFTIAAMALVGQNLGAKNPEEAEKSAILTAKIAAIFMGFMGLFMIFIPEYIALIFTDDKKTIEEASLYLKIVGISQIPLAITFVLSGALRSAGATKTTLFINGFSLWVLRIIPAYILSKIFGNILYIYLAMTFETYIKALILYYIFKKGDWKWIKI